From a single Rutidosis leptorrhynchoides isolate AG116_Rl617_1_P2 chromosome 5, CSIRO_AGI_Rlap_v1, whole genome shotgun sequence genomic region:
- the LOC139850098 gene encoding uncharacterized protein, with the protein MRIAIERLFRTWKSNFIQLPNYINELVTTNPDTIVVFENGPEIEEGFDTFKFVFWAFGPAIKEFKLCIPMICIDGTHLKGSYKGKLLTAVGKNANNQIIPVAFALVDEESNESWVWFLQMLQENVIGNEKLCVISDRHPGILHAMGAQTYGWEHRYCLRHIRSNLLSKYTKVKSLKHLCWTAGSTTNQILYKNSFRAIKQASIEAWQYLQDVDVGKWTVYRNRQRSRWGNTTTNIAESLNNVFCHARMMPIKACIEYTFDYTRQQFYDQS; encoded by the coding sequence ATGCGTATTGCAATCGAACGATTGTTTAGAACTTGGAAAAGTAATTTTATTCAATTACCAAATTATATAAATGAATTAGTTACTACCAATCCAGACACAATTGTTGTGTTTGAAAATGGACCTGAAATTGAAGAAGGTTTTGACACCTTTAAATTTGTGTTTTGGGCATTCGGTCCAGCCATTAAAGAATTTAAATTGTGTATTCCAATGATTTGCATCGATGGCACCCATTTGAAAGGTAGTTATAAGGGTAAGTTGTTAACAGCGGTTGGCAAAAATGCTAACAATCAAATTATACCCGTTGCCTTTGCACTAGTTGATGAAGAAAGTAACGAAAGTTGGGTTTGGTTTTTGCAAATGCTCCAAGAAAATGTTATTGGAAACGAAAAGTTGTGTGTCATCTCTGATCGACACCCAGGTATCTTACATGCAATGGGTGCTCAAACATATGGTTGGGAACATAGGTACTGCTTGCGCCACATTCGTAGCAACTTGTTGAGCAAATACACTAAAGTGAAATCGCTCAAACACTTGTGTTGGACAGCCGGTTCAACAACAAATCAAATATTGTACAAGAATTCCTTCAGAGCCATCAAACAAGCTAGTATTGAGGCTTGGCAATATTTGCAAGATGTCGATGTAGGCAAATGGACTGTGTATAGGAACAGACAGAGGAGTCGTTGGGGTAACACAACGACAAATATTGCTGAGTCCCTCAACAATGTGTTTTGTCATGCCCGTATGATGCCGATCAAAGCGTGTATCGAATATACATTTGATTACACCAGACAACAATTCTACGATCAAAGTTGA